ATTTAACTCCTTCGTCTCTATGGGGTGCTCTTCATGCATGGGTGTGGGTGTTGCACAGGTGATTCACATTGGCACATTTACTCTTTcagctaaaaaacaaaacaaacaaacatcctAAATATATAGTTCACAGACGAGAAGACGTGATCATGtacactactggtcaaaagtttggggaaatttccattccactctattatagacagaataccagctgagatcagttgcattgttttttaaccagggcagcagttttcagattacattatgtgcttacataatagCAAAAGgattctccaatgttttctcagatagccttttaaaatgatatcagattagtaaacagaatgtgcctttggaacattggatgaatggttgctgataatgggcaatgtagatattgcattaaagatcagccacttctttctacaacagtcgagaataCTTttatggaatggaaatttctaagtgaccccaaacttttaaCCGGTAGTGTATAAATATACTGATAGGCAGGAATGAGACATCATCAGGAAGTGAAGGATCAGTGGTTTTCTTCAGACTGTGCAACTCAATCGTCCTGCTCTGTGGAGAGTCACTGCTCTTACAACAATAAATCCCTTGTATTTTCCTACAAACAGGAAGTTTACTTTCAAAATACTACTACTGAAACCCAACATCATGTCATTTATTACGGTAACTTTTGGGGCCCTCTATGCGCAATctggggcctcatttatcaacTGTGCATACGGACAATTTTGTACGTAAACTGTGCAAACGTAAGCATACTTAAATTAAACCATTAAACAATGTTGTTGCTCTTAAATGAAGGTCTTATGGACAAGCCACTTGAAATCTTCTGGTTTTGTTTAACCTTATTTAGCCATATCTCAACCCCAGTGTCTCTGATGtttgtccttttctttcttaGTTGCTACATTTTTCAAAAGTCCTTCAAATAGTCAATAGTCTgtcattaaagctgcattaatggTTAATCTAAGTCCTattttcactctccttttaacACTGTTTCGGCCTCCACCAGGTCATTAGGGAAAACTCCTCTTCATCTCCTTAGCTGCTCAATATTCCACTTTCTTCACtggctagttgctaactttgtccgtccgtctgtcgaTTGGAGCTGGAAGGGTTCTGTGTACATACGGTGAGTTTAGGAAACAGAGCAACGAGAGTGAACCGAAACAGTAAAGCTGTGGGCTGTAAAAGCACAACAATAAGCAGAAAGACACTCAAACGCTTCGTGGAGCTGTTATTGAGGATACATAACTTTTTCTTTATGTAAATGAGCCTGTTCATgctcattttaaattgaattaaatctTTCTTATGCCTATGGGAAATCTATTACGCACGGATTTACGCTtgttttatgcacattttgacAAATGAGGCCCCTGGTGTTTTTTAGCAGCTCCTGTTTTCACTCAGAAAGCTCTAAGTGATCTCTCCAGTGTATGAGAAGGCACCAATCAAAGCATTATTCTTGTGTTCTGTATCATCAGCAgcaaagaaacagaaagctTTTCCTTCTTGTTATCCCCACTGTAAACCTTAAATCACTTACTCTTCCCTTCAAGAAACCGACTTCTCTTCAGTCTTCTACAGTAGTACTTGGCAAGGTCTATAAATACCACGCTTCCATGACAGGACTACATCCATGATTTTGCTGATGACTTGGCTGTCACTTTCACTTTCCTGGCAGAGAAGCTCAATGTCACCCAGCTTTCCAAAGTAGAAGtccctctccttctccagcCCGTCTACAGTCAGCTTCAGATCCAGAAGCTAGGAACAGAGAGAGGCCGGTCAAACAGCTTGTGGGTATGAGACAAATATATAACAACAACAGATGAACAGCTGAAGGGttactgtatactgtaatataGAATCAATAACAATGCACACTTAACAACAGTAACAAAAGAGTCTTTGGAAGGGCAGCTGTTGTATTACAGCATCAAACAAAGCTTTAAAAAAGGCACTAACATGTATTATTCGTTGTTAAGATACTTCATTTATCCTATTAACATACCTTAAAATGATCAACAGTCTGTAACAATGTGACAATAATGTGTTGAGTCAGCCAGACAGACCGGGCACAGGGACCTTGTGTTGTTCAGTCATTATGAGAGAGCAGTGTTGGGTCAACAGGGACCCATTTGGTATTGTCAACATGACGTTGCTTGTGCTACAAAGAGCTCTCAATGTGAAATGAGTGTCACGGTGCAATTTTGAGAAACCCATGAACATTGAAGGGTACCATCAATCATGCAATTTAATGGGACACCTGCACTGATACCTTGGTGGAGTGCCATGATGGGAAACTACAGggtgtttttttagaaatggCTGAACAGATCAAAGCAGTTGGTACCTGCTGGTTGAGCTCTGGAAGCTCAGCGTCTCCATTGCGGGTCACGGGAGTTGTTCTGCGGGCTGGTGCTGTGTTGGTCTGCCTCTGGGGGGGAGGAACACTCTTTGGTGCTGTTGGAGATGTTCTCATGGGGCCTGgaaagcagaaacacacacattcatatatcTGCAGTTGTTTAGATGGATGCATTTAAGCTGTGTTGACAGATTTGCTTCATTTTAACCAATGCAGTGGTCTACACTGGGTTTGAAATAGCTCATGCTTTACTTGCATtatatgtgtgtaaatgtgaccCAAAGCATATTTTTATGCTTTAGTGTGCAATCacaccaaaaaaaagtgatcCGCCGATTTTCCGCAGGGTGGTGCGGCAGGGGGAGTGtcaatgaaacggcccatttgtgtgaagTCCTGTTGTTTTCTTAAACCCCCTTACAAAGcgcaagtagactttatatttcacagttactgttttccTTCAGATCGTTTCTAGATTGACATTTCCGACCGCACAGCTTATTTtacaggtggagagagagaaagaaaagagatgagatgagcgagacatagcgagtgctttgttgttgcaggaaacattcagctattacacaaagtcccgggcagttcagtgcttgagTTTCATTTTTTACCCTCGtaatgttttaaaactttcttgtggcagcgataaaggcagtgatgtttcccgtttactgtacgggactctcacaaaaataatagtttaaaagaaaacacgTGTTAAACTGTTAAACTGGCTTCCGTCAGAACTAATGACACTTATTCACCATACTTTCCTCTTCACCGCGGGACTAGACAGGGTTGTCCACTGTCTCTTCTGCTTTTTGCATTGGTAATGGAGCCCGTTGCAGCCACCATTAGGCAGTGTACAGATATCAAAGGGATCTTCAGAGCAAATCTGGAACACAAAATTTCTTTGTATGCTGACGATGTCCTTCTCTATATATCTGACCCTCTCATATCTATTCCGCATATTATCACTATTGTTAAAGACTTTGGCAGTTTCTCAGGGTAAAAACTCAACCTTGGAAAAAGTGAGTTCTTACAGATTACTACAGTTGCCACTCAGACTCACTTCACTCTCTTCCTTTCAAAGTGACTAATAATAGATGTAATTATCTTGGTGTGTGTTACAAAGTCCCACTCTCAACTTCTGAAGGCCAATCTTACCCCATTCTTTGAGCGTACCAAACAGGATCTCACCCGCTGATCCACTATGCCCTTGTCTTTGGCTGGGCGAATCAGtgtaattaaaatgaatatccTTCCCAAATTCTTATTTTTGTTTCAGTGCATCCCATATTTCCTTACAAAAACATTCTTTACAAAGCTTGACAGTCTTATTTCATCTTTTATTTGGAACAACAAAACACCCAGGATCAGGAAATTGTTTCTACAAAGACCTAAAATGCAGGGTGGGATGGCTCTACCAAATTTTCAAATTTATTACTGGGCTGCTAATATCAAAAGCTTATTGTGCTGGTGGTGGGATACGTCACCCCTGGATTTGGAGTCTAGTTCTTGCAGTCTAACCTCACTTTCAGCTCTTTTGTGTTCATCTATTTCCTTACCTCCACCCCAGACCTGTCAGAAACCAGTAGTTCTTCACTCCTTAAAAATGTTGTCTCAGTTTCGAAAACATTATGGGCTAGTTTCTATGTCAGTGTATTCTCCTATTACAGCCAACCACTTATTCCCAGCCTCTCCGTTAGATAATACTTTTACTCGGTGGCTTAAAAACAGAGTGTTAAATCTCAAGATGCTATATAAAGATGGTGTTTTCATGTCATTTGATCAGGTTAGACAGGGGTTTTCTTTACCAACTAGTAACTTTTTCAGATACCTACAAGTGAGACATTTTATACAGAATCACTTCACCCAATTTCCCTTACTGCCACCAAAATCTTCACTTGATTCAATCCTTGAAACCCCACCTGAGGTGAAGGGAACAGTGTCAAAGTTATATACAGCGATATTTGAAATGGAAGGTCCCTCATTgtcaataataaaagaaaactgGGAAAACGATATGGATGTTAACATAACTGAAGATCAATGGTCTGACATAATTCaaagaatgtatttatttttcattactttatttaacacgATTGTAGAAGGTGaaatatgtagatgctgctatTGAAGAAAATCAGAaatttcagtttacaggaaagtactgatatttttttcattggaattgttttttattattataactttagcttttgtgatacatgttctgtgtttgactgttcaatgtcccatgcttattaaaataaaaacacttactGTTGGCAATTTATATCcatgttctcatccttgcataagaaAGTATcaagttataatgctccatggcATATTgtatctgttacacagtgaatattgaactttagctaattttttttattttttaaataatcgcAAATCGAAtcgtaatcgcaatatctggcagaaaaatcgcaattagattttttcccccccaaaatcgttcagccctagttcacacacagctgatagtgacaagagtgtgtgcgtgcgtgcattgtACCTGGGTTGGGTGGAGGCAGTGTTCCCTCATGGCCCTGCTGTGACATTACAGGTTTGTGTTCTTTCCCGTCATAGTTGGCATCAAAAAACTTCTTAAACCACTGAAGGAACTCAAAGTTGTCCTGGAACTTCCCCTTCACCAGCCTCTCCACAGGAATGAtctgagagaaggagagagtggaggacagagagatGAGGTGTTGATATCGTTTATATAaagttattttaacagaaaagGAGGGAACCCTTGGAtctaaaagaaatgccaatccTTGCCAGAAAAGCACCGCAATGGGGACAGTTTGTGATCAAAGGGTCGctatttaaaatgacaaaatctaAGGATAACATGATAATTATAAACTATTATTTTGGGGCATTGTGGCCACGTTTAAGATGCTGAACATGTAATCACAACATCCCGTGTGACTATTGTTGCATTTCTCCCTCCTCTTactctcaaaataaaaacagatataccttaaaaaaagaaaatgtcttgtCAACTATattaaaaaactatatataattTCACAGTATGCAGTATGTGGTTTGAGGTGTTTTTGACCAGAGAGCttcagggccctattttaacgatctgaaacacAAGTATCAAACggcaaacgcaagtagctttgtgggtgGATCCCGacacaaatctaaaatgggttggcctgaagtagctacattacttataggtgtggtttgggcgtaacgtgcaataaaccaatcagagcattatctcacattccctttaaaagcaggtgcACTTGTTCCATAGCGGATTGATATTATAATGGcagatttgctaggcgcacgctcttaatacatccatgggcgcatgccaggagcggttcacagccaAGGAGACgtttgagttttctttttgtcaaaatgtaaataaagaaatgtcacaaaaacataatttctgatgttttaggctcactctcactgaatcacaaggttatgaatgcatggtgatatttttgcaatgtagtctaacattagacc
The Sander vitreus isolate 19-12246 chromosome 18, sanVit1, whole genome shotgun sequence genome window above contains:
- the LOC144533659 gene encoding microtubule-associated protein RP/EB family member 3-like isoform X2, translating into MAVNVYSTSMTIENLSRHDMLAWVNDSLQLPYTKIEQLCSGGAYCQLMDMLFPGCILMKKVKFNAKLEHEYIHNFKGLQASFKIMNVDKIIPVERLVKGKFQDNFEFLQWFKKFFDANYDGKEHKPVMSQQGHEGTLPPPNPGPMRTSPTAPKSVPPPQRQTNTAPARRTTPVTRNGDAELPELNQQLLDLKLTVDGLEKERDFYFGKLGDIELLCQESESDSQVISKIMDVVLSWKRGIYRPCQVLL
- the LOC144533659 gene encoding microtubule-associated protein RP/EB family member 3-like isoform X1, with the translated sequence MYKYKNKKPLVTHQRDLQRRLSTFARDWVLLRTRIRVEERGRRMAVNVYSTSMTIENLSRHDMLAWVNDSLQLPYTKIEQLCSGGAYCQLMDMLFPGCILMKKVKFNAKLEHEYIHNFKGLQASFKIMNVDKIIPVERLVKGKFQDNFEFLQWFKKFFDANYDGKEHKPVMSQQGHEGTLPPPNPGPMRTSPTAPKSVPPPQRQTNTAPARRTTPVTRNGDAELPELNQQLLDLKLTVDGLEKERDFYFGKLGDIELLCQESESDSQVISKIMDVVLSWKRGIYRPCQVLL